In the Brassica napus cultivar Da-Ae chromosome A7, Da-Ae, whole genome shotgun sequence genome, one interval contains:
- the LOC125576134 gene encoding uncharacterized protein LOC125576134, whose translation MAIALLFQSIPEALILQVGELETAKKVRDAVKGRHVGADRVREARLQTLMSEFDRLRMKDSDSIDDFVGKLSEISSKSAALGEVMEESKLVKKFLKCLPRKKYIHIVASLEQILDLNTTGFEDIIGRLKAYEERICEEEEDRQDDQSKLMYANMETQSNRDYHGDYRGRGRGGRYNNRGRGRGRSYWENRESSRSYWENRDASKVTCYRCDKVGHFAANYPDRLLKLQETHETKEEDTEAADALMMHEIVYLNERNVRPKEFESSSDGDRVWYLDNGASNHMTGNMSYFQSIDETITGKVRFGDDSRIDIKGKGSIRFLTQTGEKKLLKDVYFIPKLRSNIISLGQATEAGCDVRMRGDCLTLHDKDGKLIV comes from the coding sequence ATGGCAATTGCCCTATTGTTTCAATCAATCCCGGAAGCATTGATTCTACAAGTTGGGGAACTCGAGACGGCCAAGAAAGTTCGGGATGCAGTCAAGGGACGTCATGTTGGTGCAGACAGGGTAAGGGAGGCAAGGTTGCAAACTCTCATGTCTGAATTTGATCGTCTCCGGATGAAAGATAGCGATAGCATAGATGATTTTGTTGGGAAGTTATCCGAGATTTCATCTAAATCAGCGGCCTTAGGAGAAGTCATGGAAGAGAGCAAACTTGTGAAGAAATTTCTTAAGTGTTTACCAAGAAAGAAATACATTCATATAGTTGCTTCTCTTGAGCAAATTCTGGACCTAAACACCACTGGTTTTGAAGATATCATTGGGCGTCTAAAGGCCTATGAAGAACGCatatgtgaagaagaagaagatcgacAAGATGATCAAAGcaaattaatgtatgctaacaTGGAGACACAATCAAATCGAGACTATCATGGCGACTATAGAGGAAGAGGCCGAGGAGGTAGATATAATAATAGAGGAAGAGGACGTGGAAGGTCCTACTGGGAGAACCGAGAGTCATCAAGGTCGTATTGGGAGAATCGTGATGCTTCTAAAGTAACTTGTTATAGATGTGATAAGGTGGGTCACTTTGCGGCAAACTATCCTGACAGACTTCTTAAGCTGCAAGAAACACATgaaactaaagaagaagatacaGAGGCGGCAGATGCATTGATGATGCATGAGATCGTGTATCTCAACGAAAGAAACGTACGACCAAAAGAGTTTGAGTCGAGCTCTGATGGAGATAGAGTATGGTACTTGGACAATGGTGCAAGTAACCATATGACAGGAAATATGAGTTATTTCCAGTCTATTGATGAAACAATTACCGGGAAGGTAAGGTTTGGTGATGACTCAAGGATTGATATTAAAGGAAAAGGTTCCATTCGTTTCCTCACACAGACAGGAGAGAAGAAGCTTCTAAAAGATGTGTATTTTATACCTAAACTACGAAGCAACATCATCAGCCTAGGACAAGCCACTGAAGCTGGCTGCGATGTAAGAATGAGAGGTGATTGTCTGACGCTACATGATAAAGACGGGAAGCTTATTGTATAA